In one Arachis duranensis cultivar V14167 chromosome 9, aradu.V14167.gnm2.J7QH, whole genome shotgun sequence genomic region, the following are encoded:
- the LOC107463771 gene encoding uncharacterized protein LOC107463771 yields MRIQFLITWFLFVSYSQAISNSGLHTSSTAEKKGLNSSTTIVQTQQPFENYGSIKETMLFHSKDEEKQELSHASVKRAAHSGRGANGGSSDVDRHHRSSASSTASLLPWSSRFCVSMTLILMSFFHVKLLCV; encoded by the exons ATGAGGATACAATTTCTTATTACATGGTTCCTTTTTGTCTCATACAGCCAAGCCATATCAAACTCAGGTTTGCATACAAGTTCTACTGCAGAAAAGAAAGGTCTAAACTCTTCAACCACCATAGTGCAAACACAGCAACCTTTTG AAAACTATGGGAGCATAAAAGAGACTATGTTGTTTCACagtaaagatgaagaaaagCAAGAACTATCTCATGCCTCAGTAAAGAGAGCAGCACATAGTGGTAGAGGAGCTAATGGGGGTTCATCAGATGTTGATCGCCACCATCGCAGCTCTGCAAGCTCCACAGCATCATTGTTACCTTGGAGCTCTAGATTTTGTGTAAGCATGACCTTGATATTGATGTCCTTCTTCCATGTTAAGCTGCTCTGTGTGTAA
- the LOC107463770 gene encoding shikimate O-hydroxycinnamoyltransferase: protein MIIKVRESTMVRPAEEGPRRTLWNSNVDLVVPNFHTPSVYFYRPNGASNFFDAKIMKEALSKVLVPFYPMAGRLRRDEDGRVEIDCDGQGVLFVEAETGGVIDDFGDFAPTLELRQLIPAVDYSQGIESYPLLVLQVTYFKCGGVSLGVGMQHHAADGASGLHFINTWSDVARGLEVSIPPFIDRTLLRARDPPRPVFDHVEYKPPPSMKTQAVSQQQPQKPGSDSAEVSIFKLTRDQLNKLKAKSKEDGNTVSYSSYEMLAGHVWRSVCKARGLPMDQETKLYIATDGRSRLQPPLPPGYFGNVIFTTTPIAVAGDLMSKPIWYSASRIHNALLRMDNEYLRSALDYLELQPDLKALVRGAHTFKCPNLGITSWVRLPIHDADFGWGRPIFMGPGGIAYEGLSFIIPSSTNCGSLSVAIALQPDHMKVFKELIYDI, encoded by the exons ATGATCATAAAGGTGAGAGAATCGACAATGGTGCGTCCGGCGGAGGAAGGACCGAGAAGGACGCTGTGGAATTCGAACGTCGATTTGGTGGTACCGAACTTCCACACGCCTAGCGTGTACTTCTACCGTCCGAACGGCGCGTCAAACTTCTTCGACGCTAAGATCATGAAGGAAGCTCTGAGCAAGGTTCTGGTGCCGTTTTATCCGATGGCTGGGAGGCTCCGACGCGACGAGGACGGCCGCGTGGAGATCGATTGCGACGGTCAAGGGGTTCTGTTCGTGGAGGCGGAGACCGGCGGCGTCATCGACGATTTTGGGGATTTCGCGCCAACGCTTGAGCTTCGGCAATTAATCCCAGCCGTTGATTACTCACAAGGGATTGAATCCTATCCACTCTTGGTACTCCAG GTAACATATTTTAAATGTGGAGGGGTGTCATTAGGAGTTGGCATGCAGCACCATGCAGCAGATGGAGCTTCTGGTCTTCACTTCATCAACACATGGTCCGATGTAGCTCGTGGCCTTGAGGTATCGATCCCACCGTTCATCGACCGGACACTGCTCCGAGCAAGAGATCCGCCTCGGCCAGTCTTTGATCACGTTGAATACAAGCCCCCACCATCCATGAAAACACAAGCAGTATCACAGCAACAACCTCAAAAACCAGGATCAGATTCTGCAGAGGTTTCTATTTTCAAGCTGACACGTGACCAACTGAACAAGTTGAAAGCAAAGTCTAAGGAAGATGGCAACACTGTGAGTTACAGCTCTTATGAGATGTTGGCTGGTCATGTTTGGAGGAGTGTGTGCAAAGCAAGGGGACTTCCAATGGATCAAGAAACGAAGTTGTATATTGCGACGGATGGAAGGTCTAGGCTGCAGCCTCCTCTTCCTCCGGGCTACTTTGGCAATGTGATATTCACAACAACACCGATCGCTGTGGCCGGAGATCTCATGTCAAAGCCTATTTGGTACTCAGCAAGCAGAATCCACAATGCTCTGTTGAGGATGGACAATGAGTATTTGAGGTCTGCTCTTGATTACTTAGAGCTGCAGCCGGATCTCAAGGCGCTGGTTCGCGGCGCTCACACTTTCAAGTGTCCGAATCTCGGCATCACTAGCTGGGTTAGGCTTCCAATCCATGATGCTGATTTTGGTTGGGGGAGGCCTATTTTCATGGGGCCTGGAGGGATTGCCTATGAAGGATTGTCTTTCATAATTCCGAGTTCAACGAATTGTGGGAGCTTGTCTGTGGCAATTGCTCTTCAGCCTGATCACATGAAGGTGTTCAAGGAATTGATCTATGACATTTGA